One Pochonia chlamydosporia 170 chromosome 5, whole genome shotgun sequence DNA segment encodes these proteins:
- a CDS encoding cytochrome P450 monooxygenase (similar to Leptosphaeria maculans JN3 XP_003844959.1), whose amino-acid sequence MAYATIAIAAVVLIYLSQFLNNLVRNMINGWTIGLPMIIVPVDHTQLLWLILAPLGRRRLQQILPRRLWSRLAITIFGWEFHEKLRPFEQFATSRGKEKGMSFLLAGFGHLELWTADPVAVQDILLRHRDFEVPHSLEFALGQYGPNVLTTNGDQWTRHRRIVSSVIDERISKTVFEESIEQADGLLGEIEASTDGTAPTETRHLFDMLKKITIHVLLTAGMGRTVAWQDDKEQKPEPGYRMSHIKSLTTVVTSIAGFGLLPTWLLVQWPEWLSGHQKMTSIGHAKMEVEKRSKSILDQERTSRARGEESTSMNNIMVKLLDASEEGKDSGQPLTEAEMISNLFIFTAAGFETTATLLTYATVLLARYPAWQDWLLEEVDEITPANDQPSYMEYSAIFPRATRTMAFMFETLRLYSPVCHVHRETASPQVVRTETGSVQLPANTRIYVNSVAVHLLPIWRDINRASDPPFYKPDPDNIADEYAFRPSRWINQPNEAQRIYHPPKGTWIPWAMGPRVCPGQKMAQVEFTAVMLTLLRRHRIDVVPLVGEGRKETEDRLDAALCDSSWVTVLQMNNVFDPKPNEGLPMKFSKRR is encoded by the coding sequence ATGGCCTATGCTACAATAgccattgctgctgtggtgTTGATCTACTTGTCGCAgttcctcaacaacctcgTGCGGAACATGATAAATGGCTGGACGATTGGGCTGCCCATGATTATTGTCCCTGTTGATCATACTCAGCTGCTTTGGTTGATCTTAGCTCCGCTCGGAAGACGCCGACTTCAACAGATCCTCCCACGACGACTATGGAGTCGATTAGCGATCACAATTTTTGGCTGGGAATTTCACGAGAAATTGCGACCGTTTGAACAGTTCGCAACGAGTCGTGGAAAAGAGAAGGGAATGTCATTTCTACTCGCCGGATTTGGCCACCTCGAGCTCTGGACAGCGGATCCTGTAGCAGTTCAAGATATTCTGCTCCGTCATCGAGATTTTGAAGTTCCACACTCGCTAGAGTTTGCTCTTGGGCAATACGGTCCGAATGTGTTGACGACAAACGGGGACCAATGGACGAGACATCGAAGAATTGTGTCCAGTGTCATCGACGAACGCATATCCAAAACTGTTTTTGAGGAATCCATTGAACAGGCTGACGGATTACTGGGCGAGATAGAAGCATCTACAGATGGCACGGCGCCTACTGAAACACGTCACTTATTCGATATGCTAAAGAAGATTACCATTCACGTTCTTCTTACTGCTGGAATGGGTAGAACAGTAGCCTGGCAAGATGATAAAGAACAAAAGCCAGAACCAGGCTACAGAATGTCGCATATTAAATCCCTTACCACCGTCGTAACGAGTATAGCAGGATTCGGTTTACTACCGACTTGGCTTCTCGTACAATGGCCCGAGTGGTTATCAGGACACCAGAAAATGACGTCTATTGGGCATGCAAAGATGGAAGTGGAAAAGCGCAGCAAGTCAATATTGGATCAGGAGCGAACTTCTCGAGCTAGGGGAGAAGAGTCGACCTCAATGAACAACATCATGGTCAAGTTACTAGATGCCTcggaagaaggcaaggacTCGGGTCAACCTTTAACAGAGGCAGAGATGATTAGCAACCTGTTCATTTTTACGGCCGCAGGCTTCGAGACAACCGCAACATTGTTGACCTACGCCACAGTCCTCTTGGCACGATACCCCGCGTGGCAAGACTGGCTACTCGAAGAGGTGGATGAAATCACACCAGCAAATGATCAGCCAAGTTACATGGAGTATTCGGCCATCTTCCCTCGAGCCACACGCACGATGGCATTTATGTTTGAAACTTTACGACTATACAGCCCAGTGTGCCATGTACATCGGGAAACTGCATCGCCACAAGTCGTCCGCACGGAAACTGGCAGTGTCCAATTGCCAGCTAACACACGGATTTACGTCAACTCGGTGGCGGTTCACCTTCTCCCGATATGGAGAGATATTAATAGGGCATCTGATCCGCCCTTCTACAAGCCAGATCCGGACAATATTGCTGACGAGTACGCGTTCCGCCCTTCAAGGTGGATCAATCAGCCCAACGAGGCTCAGCGGATCTACCACCCACCCAAAGGAACATGGATCCCATGGGCCATGGGACCCCGAGTTTGTCCAGGACAGAAAATGGCCCAAGTGGAGTTCACGGCTGTCATGTTGACATTGCTGCGGAGGCATCGAATAGACGTGGTTCCCCTGGTTGGAGAAGGACGCAAAGAAACGGAAGACCGGCTGGACGCGGCGCTGTGTGACAGCAGTTGGGTTACAGTTCTACAAATGAACAACGTGTTTGACCCCAAGCCCAATGAGGGGCTTCCAATGAAATTCTCCAAGCGGAGGTAG
- a CDS encoding RTA1 domain-containing protein (similar to Metarhizium acridum CQMa 102 XP_007812236.1) — MSSGEPVLGSLFVYTPNQAAPIFFTIAFGLSAIAHIWQCAKYHSIKLVGLHPLCAVLFTAGYALREYASTNENYIYSDRNLIIYILSQVFIFVCPPLLELANYHVLGRVLYYVPYYAPMPPGRVLATFGGLMALVEVLNAVGVALNSNPSSDESQQKMGGHLIIAAIVIQIVVILIFVALAGTFHFRCSKAKLHAKNVTTMLAVLYTSMALIFIRCLYRLVEHVGNTAIDITDLDKLRALSPLLRYEVYFYIFEASAMLINSVIWNVWHPGRALPRSSRVHLAADGVTEITASKQSDDRPLWAKVLHIATFGLLFRRKKKSASFHELENYRGGS, encoded by the exons ATGTCGAGCGGCGAACCTG TTCTCGGAAGTCTCTTTGTCTATACGCCTAATCAGGCAGCACCTATTTTCTTCACTATTGCCTTTGGTCTCTCTGCCATCGCGCACATTTGGCAATGCGC TAAATACCACAGCATCAAGCTTGTCGGACTGCATCCGCTGTGCGCCGTGTTATTCACTGCCGGGTACGCTCTGCGAGAATACGCATCAACGAACGAGAACTACATCTACAGCGACCGAAACCTCATCATCTATATTCTGAGCCAAGTTTTCATATTTGTCTGCCC TCCCcttcttgagcttgccaactATCATGTCCTCGGCCGAGTGCTATACTATGTTCCCTATTACGCACCCATGCCCCCCGGGAGGGTGTTGGCTACCTTTGGCGGCTTGATGGCATTGGTTGAAGTTCTGAACGCCGTTGGTGTAGCCCTGAACTCTAATCCGTCGTCGGATGAATCACAGCAAAAGATGGGAGGCCATTTGATAATCGCTGCGATCGTGATCCAGATTGTCGTCATTCTCATTTTCGTCGCCCTTGCTGGGACTTTCCACTTTCGCTGtagcaaagccaagttgcACGCTAAGAATGTCACTACCATGCTCGCGGTGCTATACACAAGCATGGCACTCATTTTTATCCGTTGCCTCTACCGCCTCGTTGAGCACGTAGGAAACACGGCAATTGATATTACTGACCTGGATAAGTTGAGGGCTCTGAGTCCTCTTTTACGCTACGAAGTATACTTTTACATATTCGAGGCTAGCGCTATGCTAATAAATTCCGTTATTTGGAATGTTTGGCATCCGGGTCGAGCGTTGCCCAGGAGCTCCCGCGTCCACTTGGCGGCAGATGGTGTGACCGAGATCACAGCTAGCAAACAATCTGATGACCGGCCGTTATGGGCCAAAGTGTTGCATATAGCGActtttggtcttttgttccgccggaagaagaagagtgcTTCGTTTCACGAACTTGAGAACTATCGAGGTGGCTCCTAA
- a CDS encoding HC-toxin synthetase protein (similar to Eutypa lata UCREL1 XP_007799140.1) — protein MASPGIMSKDDVDEAILTDIARACNTSIKDIEDVYECTPSQIRMIQEIRPEVYQFVLSFGPSASVERFSEALRRVVDLNAILRTRFAICRLGTLQVVLGADEIPIHHSGDMEQYLQDSRTEGLWIGVPLFRARFIGTKFVATIHHAIMDYWSWFTLFNVDLAAAYYQLEPPTRVPFKDFVAHCKSIDDSEAKVFWAARFRGHPACFPDFGSGGSGEVRKAATRKVSLGRTVSGAVLAQMPYFIEASWAITSSIYTGNDSVAYGYLLSGRSSSSNGLRNTLGPTVIEVPIQVDLKRNMSVEQLIKERALSLRQLQANPAVQCGIHKIIAASTASKHAAAYRTLLNILPELPAAGESEDIKLECMTSIEAPFPLHLIFNINGDGFTIDPRFDPQAISETQLNHALNQFEHVLQLLIESPTKTKLSSLKLLNPHDHQRISSWNRGTPQQSAASIQQAFRVQVREHPDAPAVEDGDMRMEYGMLDRMSDRLAHDLRARGVSRNVAVAMIFEKSLWATVAMLGILKAGGVCVPIDEKDDLSDRTAVCSRVNAKLVLVSSTQHPKSVGVGSDIFIVNHDTIGSTKTSNPVPNDTSCQDDNAFTLLTADAGTELRAVMLQHGNLTVSLVSQAQRLGWQQGCRMLHRTSYASSWSIFEVLGMLLSGGCVCVHSKPGDEMNLSRAIEGSESNWTILSSSELCTVAPSSTPSLENVLCIGERPIPTKVSTMWTKAVRLFRGWGTSETSFISTVLDVPPSSPDTTCVGLPAGCSVWIVNSQNIHDLAPIGSIGELLVAGPGVAKGYLADEAKTAASFVAAPAWAASFSLEDARMYRTGLLGRYDTDGNICLVGRRSNRVQIKGRGTQLEDIERVLLNCDRLSDIAILTQISAGRTQIVAVVCLADSVLPSKSILGPISETCKSVVTRDISTVKNYAKSKLPSDIVPTVWIAVESLPRTDSQALDRGSIRDWVKSTGLKHLV, from the coding sequence ATGGCGTCCCCTGGCATTATGTCGAAAGATGATGTCGACGAAGCGATCCTAACCGATATCGCCAGAGCTTGCAACACATCAATCAAAGACATTGAGGATGTATATGAGTGTACTCCTTCACAAATTCGTATGATACAGGAGATCAGACCGGAAGTATACCAGTTTGTCCTCTCATTTGGTCCTTCCGCGAGCGTTGAACGATTCTCCGAAGCGCTTCGACGCGTAGTCGATCTGAATGCAATCCTGCGCACGAGGTTTGCAATATGTCGTCTAGGAACGCTTCAAGTCGTTCTAGGGGCAGATGAAATTCCAATACACCATTCGGGTGATATGGAACAGTATCTACAGGATAGCAGAACTGAGGGCCTTTGGATTGGAGTACCGCTATTTCGCGCGAGGTTTATCGGCACGAAGTTTGTCGCCACAATACATCACGCAATCATGGATTACTGGTCATGGTTCACTTTGTTCAATGTCGACTTGGCAGCTGCGTATTACCAACTCGAACCACCGACCCGCGTACCATTCAAAGATTTCGTTGCTCATTGTAAGAGTATAGACGACTCTGAAGCCAAGGTCTTCTGGGCAGCTAGATTCAGAGGTCATCCGGCATGTTTCCCAGACTTTGGATCAGGAGGTTCAGGGGAGGTTCGAAAGGCTGCAACACGAAAAGTATCCCTTGGACGAACTGTGAGTGGAGCAGTTCTTGCTCAGATGCCGTACTTTATCGAGGCGTCGTGGGCCATTACGTCGAGCATTTACACGGGCAATGACAGCGTTGCTTACGGTTATCTACTTTCGGGACGCTCGTCCTCCTCAAACGGGCTTCGGAATACTCTGGGGCCTACAGTCATAGAAGTTCCGATCCAAGTTGACCTGAAACGCAACATGAGCGTGGAGCAATTGATCAAAGAGCGAGCTCTGTCGCTtcggcaacttcaagcaaACCCTGCCGTACAATGCGGTATACACAAGATTATCGCGGCCAGCACAGCGTCAAAACATGCTGCAGCATACCGAACGTTACTGAATATCCTGCCTGAGCTACCGGCTGCGGGTGAAAGCGAGGATATCAAGTTGGAATGCATGACGTCGATTGAAGCACCGTTTCCCTTACATTTAATTTTCAACATAAACGGCGACGGCTTCACGATTGATCCTAGATTCGACCCTCAAGCTATATCTGAGACTCAGTTGAATCATGCCCTGAATCAGTTTGAGCATGTCCTGCAACTACTGATAGAATCGCCGACAAAGACGAAGTTGAGTAGCTTAAAGTTATTGAACCCTCACGATCATCAACGTATATCATCATGGAATAGAGGTACTCCTCAACAATCGGCAGCGTCCATCCAGCAAGCATTTCGTGTCCAAGTTCGAGAACATCCTGACGCTCCCGCAGTAGAGGACGGCGACATGAGAATGGAATACGGCATGCTGGATCGAATGTCCGATCGGCTTGCTCATGACCTGCGAGCAAGAGGTGTCTCGCGAAATGTTGCAGTGGCCATGATATTTGAAAAGTCTCTGTGGGCCACGGTCGCGATGCTCGGAATCCTGAAAGCTGGTGGTGTATGCGTGCCAATTGATGAGAAAGACGATCTTAGCGACAGGACAGCGGTATGCTCCCGAGTAAATGCGAAACTTGTTTTGGTATCATCCACACAACATCCCAAGTccgttggtgttgggtcAGACATCTTCATTGTCAATCACGACACCATTGGGTCGACGAAAACGAGCAACCCCGTTCCAAATGATACGAGTTGTCAGGATGATAACGCCTTTACTCTGCTTACCGCGGATGCTGGGACAGAATTACGAGCGGTGATGCTTCAACACGGAAACTTGACAGTTTCCTTGGTAAGCCAAGCCCAAAGACTTGGCTGGCAGCAAGGTTGCCGTATGCTACATCGTACATCTTATGCGTCCAGCTGGAGCATTTTTGAGGTCCTCGGAATGCTACTATCCGGGGGCTGTGTCTGCGTTCACTCTAAGCCAGGTGACGAAATGAATCTATCGAGAGCCATTGAGGGTTCTGAGTCAAATTGGACGATACTCTCGTCAAGTGAGCTCTGTACCGTAGCACCGAGCAGCACGCCTTCTCTAGAAAACGTATTGTGTATTGGCGAAAGGCCTATTCCGACCAAAGTATCAACAATGTGGACTAAGGCCGTACGGCTCTTCCGCGGTTGGGGAACAAGTGAAACATCTTTCATAAGTACCGTTCTAGATGTTCCACCCAGTTCGCCAGATACAACATGCGTTGGGTTACCCGCCGGCTGCTCTGTTTGGATAGTAAATTCTCAGAACATCCATGACCTCGCTCCAATCGGCAGCATTGGTGAGCTTCTAGTTGCCGGCCCTGGTGTAGCCAAAGGATATTTGGCAGACGAGGCGAAAACGGCGGCCTCATTTGTCGCAGCACCAGCTTGGGCGGCTTCGTTCTCACTTGAAGACGCAAGAATGTATCGTACGGGGCTTCTCGGCCGATACGATACTGACGGCAATATCTGTTTGGTAGGACGTCGAAGCAATCGTGTCCAGATCAAAGGTCGCGGCACACAACTCGAAGATATCGAGAGAGTACTTCTCAACTGTGATAGATTGAGTGACATCGCTATCTTGACGCAGATCTCAGCTGGCCGGACTCAAATTGTGGCTGTCGTTTGCCTGGCTGACTCTGTCTTACCATCTAAGTCAATATTAGGCCCGATATCTGAAACTTGCAAAAGTGTTGTCACGCGGGATATCAGTACTGTCAAAAATTACGCGAAATCCAAGTTACCCTCTGATATAGTTCCTACTGTATGGATTGCGGTAGAAAGTCTACCTAGAACAGACTCTCAGGCTCTTGATCGGGGTAGTATTCGAGATTGGGTAAAGTCAACAGGGCTCAAACATCTAGTATAG